The following are encoded together in the Terriglobia bacterium genome:
- the trmD gene encoding tRNA (guanosine(37)-N1)-methyltransferase TrmD yields the protein MKFEMVTIFPDFFRGPLDYGIVRKAREAGLIEILLHDLREFTTDKHRTVDDRPFGGGEGMVLKPEPLFKCVESLGVAPREARMDPESRETVILLSPQGQMFTQAVAQELAGLERIIMICGRYEGVDERVSEALADREISVGDYVLSGGELGAAVIVDAVTRLLPGALGNEASAQQESFTATQKSASEGPGPEITAPDSTCGSGGLLDYPHYTRPAEFRGMAVPDVLMGGNHDQIRKWRRRKALEKTLSNRPDLLREEELSVEDCKMLQELKRSK from the coding sequence ATGAAGTTCGAGATGGTCACGATTTTTCCGGACTTCTTCCGCGGGCCGTTGGATTACGGCATTGTGCGCAAAGCGCGCGAAGCCGGGCTCATTGAAATATTGCTGCACGACTTGCGCGAGTTCACCACGGACAAGCATCGCACCGTGGATGACCGTCCCTTCGGCGGCGGGGAAGGCATGGTGCTCAAGCCGGAACCGCTGTTCAAGTGCGTGGAATCGCTGGGCGTGGCGCCGCGGGAAGCGCGCATGGACCCCGAGTCGCGGGAAACGGTGATTTTGCTTTCGCCGCAAGGCCAGATGTTCACGCAGGCGGTGGCGCAAGAGTTGGCGGGGTTGGAGCGGATCATCATGATTTGCGGCCGCTACGAAGGCGTGGATGAACGCGTTTCTGAAGCGCTGGCTGACCGAGAGATCTCCGTCGGCGACTACGTGCTCAGCGGCGGCGAGCTGGGCGCAGCGGTGATCGTGGACGCAGTCACACGGCTGCTCCCCGGAGCCCTGGGCAACGAGGCTTCTGCCCAGCAGGAAAGTTTTACGGCGACGCAGAAGTCCGCAAGCGAAGGCCCGGGACCGGAAATTACGGCGCCGGACAGCACATGCGGTTCCGGCGGATTGCTCGACTATCCGCATTACACACGGCCGGCGGAGTTTCGCGGCATGGCGGTGCCGGACGTGCTCATGGGCGGCAACCATGACCAGATTCGCAAGTGGCGGCGGCGCAAAGCGCTGGAAAAAACGCTGAGCAACCGTCCGGACCTGCTGCGGGAAGAAGAACTGAGCGTGGAAGATTGTAAGATGCTCCAGGAGTTGAAGAGAAGCAAATAG
- a CDS encoding amidohydrolase yields MATFLGIRFAIKRMAMFVLLAAVTALAQNDSLKQQVDAVVPDAHALYLNLHQHPELSGHETWTAQVMADKLRALGYEVTEHVGGTGVVAIMKNGPGPVVMLRTELDALPVTEETGLAYASPVRAKDDSGREVGVMHACGHDVHMASLYGTAMIMAKSAKGPANEGTWHGTLMLVGQPAEETITGASKMISDGLFTKFPRPDIGVALHDENGIAVGQVGITPGYAKAAADSLRITVYGKGGHGARPESTIDPVLIAASIAVRLQSIIAREIHPGDAAVVTVGYIQAGTKNNIIPNEAQMGLTVRSYKPEVRAHLLASIERIAKAEAMASGAEKMPLIEKYESTSAVYNDTALTQHLAAVLESVVGKNNIVKEDPLMTSEDWAAYVEQGIPSFYFTLGVADPQKLAAAKASHKELPSNHSPLFAPVAEPALRTGIAAEVTILRDLLKGSAADVVKLTEGKGAGN; encoded by the coding sequence ATGGCTACCTTTCTTGGTATTCGATTTGCTATTAAAAGAATGGCGATGTTCGTGCTTCTTGCGGCAGTTACTGCGCTTGCCCAAAACGATTCCCTGAAGCAGCAAGTGGACGCCGTCGTCCCGGACGCCCACGCCTTGTATCTGAACCTGCACCAGCATCCTGAGCTGTCTGGACACGAGACCTGGACGGCGCAGGTCATGGCGGACAAGCTGCGCGCGCTGGGTTATGAAGTCACCGAACACGTGGGGGGCACGGGCGTGGTGGCCATCATGAAGAACGGCCCGGGGCCGGTGGTGATGCTGCGCACCGAACTGGACGCGCTGCCGGTGACGGAAGAGACCGGGCTGGCGTACGCCAGCCCGGTCCGCGCCAAGGACGATAGCGGCCGCGAGGTGGGGGTGATGCATGCCTGCGGGCATGACGTGCACATGGCGTCGCTTTACGGCACGGCCATGATCATGGCCAAGAGCGCCAAGGGTCCCGCGAATGAAGGCACGTGGCACGGCACGCTGATGCTGGTCGGCCAGCCGGCGGAAGAGACCATTACCGGCGCCAGCAAGATGATCTCCGACGGACTGTTTACGAAGTTTCCGCGGCCGGACATTGGCGTGGCCCTGCACGACGAAAACGGCATTGCCGTGGGCCAGGTGGGGATCACGCCCGGTTACGCCAAGGCCGCTGCTGATTCGCTGCGCATTACGGTGTACGGCAAAGGCGGGCACGGCGCGCGTCCGGAGTCAACGATTGATCCGGTGCTGATTGCGGCCAGCATCGCGGTGCGGCTGCAGTCCATCATCGCGCGCGAGATCCATCCCGGCGACGCAGCGGTGGTCACCGTGGGCTACATACAAGCCGGCACCAAGAACAACATCATCCCCAATGAAGCGCAGATGGGTTTGACCGTGCGTTCTTACAAGCCGGAAGTGCGCGCGCACCTGCTGGCGTCTATTGAACGCATTGCCAAAGCCGAAGCCATGGCCAGCGGCGCGGAGAAGATGCCGCTGATCGAGAAGTACGAATCCACTTCCGCCGTCTACAACGATACCGCGCTCACGCAGCATCTGGCGGCCGTGCTGGAGTCTGTGGTCGGCAAGAACAACATCGTGAAAGAAGACCCGCTGATGACGTCAGAAGATTGGGCGGCGTACGTGGAGCAGGGCATTCCGTCGTTTTATTTCACGCTGGGCGTGGCCGATCCGCAGAAGCTGGCTGCGGCCAAAGCCAGCCACAAAGAATTGCCGTCGAACCACTCGCCGCTGTTCGCTCCCGTGGCTGAGCCCGCGCTGCGGACGGGCATTGCCGCGGAAGTGACCATCCTGCGCGATCTGCTGAAAGGCAGCGCGGCGGATGTGGTGAAGCTTACGGAGGGGAAAGGCGCCGGAAACTAG
- the rplS gene encoding 50S ribosomal protein L19 encodes MSQHPIMAKLAAKLQRTDLPEIKAGDTVRVQVKIKEGDKERVQAFEGTVISRTNGPTGSFTVRKMSFGTGVERIFPFNSKVIDKVEVVRSNQVRRARLFYLRGLRGKAARLREVDTRTQVAAPVATEG; translated from the coding sequence ATGTCCCAACATCCCATCATGGCCAAACTCGCTGCCAAGCTGCAGCGCACCGACCTTCCTGAAATCAAAGCGGGTGACACCGTCCGCGTGCAAGTGAAGATCAAGGAAGGCGACAAAGAGCGTGTACAGGCCTTTGAAGGCACGGTGATTTCCCGGACCAACGGCCCCACCGGCAGCTTCACCGTCCGCAAAATGAGTTTTGGCACCGGCGTGGAACGCATTTTCCCCTTCAACTCCAAGGTGATTGACAAGGTTGAAGTGGTGCGCTCCAACCAGGTGCGCCGCGCCCGGCTGTTCTACCTGCGCGGACTCCGCGGCAAGGCGGCCCGCCTGCGCGAAGTGGATACGCGCACGCAGGTTGCAGCGCCAGTGGCCACAGAAGGCTAA
- a CDS encoding ribonuclease HII, producing MKMRLLKRLKCTQKFEKLAWMSGAELVAGVDEVGRGSWFGPVVAAAVILEPNYRIKGLRDSKLLDQATREKLAERIKDHAIAWAVAAVDVARIDQLNIYHASLLAMRNAVAQLTPAADHLLIDAVKLDYDCPQTNIIHGDALSISIAAASIVAKVHRDEMIRRWDPVYPQYDLASNKGYRSPKHEAALKEHGPTPLHRLSFAPVWMCGVVQEKFDFAPAEELAAHETQNL from the coding sequence ATGAAGATGCGCCTGCTCAAACGGCTCAAGTGCACGCAGAAATTTGAAAAGCTGGCGTGGATGTCCGGTGCTGAGCTGGTGGCCGGCGTTGATGAAGTCGGCCGCGGATCATGGTTTGGGCCCGTCGTCGCCGCAGCGGTGATCCTTGAGCCTAACTATCGCATCAAAGGCCTGCGCGACTCCAAGCTCCTGGACCAGGCCACCCGCGAGAAACTCGCCGAGCGAATCAAAGACCACGCCATCGCCTGGGCCGTGGCCGCCGTGGACGTTGCGCGCATAGACCAGCTCAACATCTATCACGCGTCTTTACTTGCGATGCGCAACGCCGTCGCTCAGCTTACGCCCGCAGCCGACCACTTGCTGATTGACGCCGTCAAGCTCGACTACGACTGCCCGCAGACCAACATCATCCACGGCGACGCGCTCTCCATTTCGATTGCCGCCGCATCCATCGTCGCCAAAGTACATCGCGACGAGATGATTCGCCGCTGGGACCCGGTCTATCCTCAGTACGATCTGGCGTCGAACAAGGGCTACCGTTCGCCCAAACATGAAGCCGCTCTCAAAGAACACGGCCCCACGCCGCTGCACCGGCTGTCATTCGCGCCGGTGTGGATGTGTGGGGTGGTTCAGGAGAAATTTGATTTTGCGCCAGCGGAAGAACTTGCCGCGCACGAAACCCAAAATCTTTGA